One part of the Dinoroseobacter shibae DFL 12 = DSM 16493 genome encodes these proteins:
- a CDS encoding FAD binding domain-containing protein, protein MKPAAFDYVRCETLDEAAEMIAQTGDDARILAGGQSLVAMLNMRLATPAVLVDVMPAPDARKVAAENGTLKISAAVRQASLLGDPDLASRNPLLAKMLPWVGHPQTRARGTICGSVAHADPSAEIPLALAALDGTVILRRGRKRRSVKAADFFLGMMLTDKADDEMIEAVTFADVQQGTGTGFAEVGRRKGDFAIVACAALISPKRVRLAVGGVNDTPFVRDWDNLSPQDEAEALNALAWSLDARGDLHATARYRRDLVRHLGAQALKEARTCAD, encoded by the coding sequence ATGAAACCCGCCGCATTCGATTATGTCCGCTGCGAAACGCTCGATGAGGCCGCCGAGATGATCGCCCAGACCGGCGATGACGCCCGCATCCTTGCTGGGGGTCAGTCGCTGGTGGCGATGCTGAACATGCGGCTTGCCACGCCGGCGGTCCTGGTCGACGTCATGCCGGCCCCGGACGCGCGGAAAGTCGCGGCGGAAAATGGCACGCTGAAAATCTCTGCCGCTGTCCGGCAGGCGAGCCTGTTGGGCGATCCCGACCTGGCCTCGCGCAACCCGCTGCTTGCGAAAATGCTGCCGTGGGTCGGCCACCCCCAGACCCGTGCGCGCGGCACCATCTGCGGCTCGGTGGCCCATGCCGATCCTTCCGCCGAGATTCCGCTGGCGCTGGCCGCGCTGGACGGCACGGTGATCCTGCGGCGCGGGCGCAAGCGGCGCAGCGTGAAGGCGGCCGACTTTTTCCTCGGTATGATGCTGACCGACAAGGCCGATGACGAAATGATCGAGGCGGTGACTTTTGCCGATGTCCAGCAAGGCACCGGCACGGGATTTGCCGAGGTCGGCCGCCGCAAGGGAGATTTCGCCATCGTCGCCTGCGCCGCGTTGATTTCGCCCAAGCGCGTCCGCCTTGCCGTCGGCGGCGTGAACGACACGCCGTTTGTCAGGGACTGGGACAACCTCTCACCCCAGGACGAAGCCGAGGCGCTCAACGCGCTCGCCTGGTCGCTCGATGCGCGGGGCGACCTGCATGCAACCGCCCGCTATCGCCGCGATCTGGTGCGCCATCTGGGCGCGCAGGCACTCAAGGAGGCCCGCACATGCGCCGATTGA
- a CDS encoding (2Fe-2S)-binding protein, whose protein sequence is MRRLTATERHPVRFTLNGKPAEGTAHPRMLLSDFLRGVQGATGTHIGCEHGVCGACTVRIDGAMARSCLTFAVQIEGAEIDTVEALAPAPARLSILQDAFRKHHALQCGFCTPGILMSLDTLLATEPRADAGRIRDVLSGHLCRCTGYQPIVAAALDAAQTLREETDNA, encoded by the coding sequence ATGCGCCGATTGACCGCCACCGAAAGGCACCCCGTCCGCTTTACCCTGAATGGCAAGCCCGCCGAGGGCACAGCCCACCCGCGCATGTTGCTCAGCGATTTCTTGCGTGGCGTCCAGGGTGCGACAGGCACCCATATCGGCTGCGAACATGGTGTCTGCGGCGCCTGCACGGTTCGGATCGACGGCGCGATGGCACGCAGTTGCCTGACATTCGCGGTCCAGATCGAAGGCGCCGAGATCGACACGGTCGAGGCCCTGGCCCCTGCCCCCGCCAGATTGTCCATCCTGCAGGACGCCTTTCGCAAACATCACGCGCTGCAATGCGGCTTTTGCACCCCCGGCATCCTGATGTCGCTCGACACGTTGCTCGCAACCGAACCGCGGGCCGACGCGGGACGCATCCGCGACGTTCTGTCGGGGCATCTGTGCCGCTGTACCGGATACCAACCGATCGTCGCTGCCGCACTGGACGCAGCACAAACCCTCAGGGAGGAGACAGACAATGCTTGA